tcatcttctcttcttctcttccgCTCCTGCAGTTGTGTTGTCCTAGGCATAAATCTGTCAACTGCCTCTGAAGGAGTAAGAGCCTTCTGTGCACCAGGGCAGGccactgaattttttaaagttttcatgtgCATTTTCTGCAAAGAGTCATTGTGGTTACAATGCCCCACTGTTTCATCACAGTTTCTCCCATGCTGAGAGGAGCTTGATGCTCTGTTCTCATACTCTCCTGACGAACACATACATGTTGAGGAGAAATAACATAAAGGCAATTCACAAGAATAAGGAAGACAAGGATCTGAGTTCCCAGCAGAAGTGTTCAGCGCAGCTTCACAAAATCCAGATTTCTTTGAATGGAAGTTCTGTCTAAAATCTTTTGTGTCTTTATACTCTGTAACCAGTTTCTTCTTTGTCATGAAATAATCTTTACATTACAATTTAAAAGGTGggagaaagggaaacagaaaTAGTTCATTTGTTTTCATCATTCAGAAAAGTGTAATTCTAAAAACAAACAttgctttaaaatgttaacaaacgTTACCCTTACAATTTGGGCAGGCAATACCTTCATGTGGTTTAAAAGCTAAAAAGGATAAAGGTATAGTAGTGTCACACTACACTCTTTCTTTGCTCCCCGTATGCCTGGTTTCCACCCCCcataaataatcattatttttactttcttactCATCTGTCCAGTATGTCTTCCTTCCACCtacccctctttctctcctgcaATACCCATTTCTTTGCACCTTTGTGTTTTCCAGTTAACTGTAGATCTTGGGAGAGTTTTTCCATGTTATTACATACAGTATGAGTGTATATGCTGCTTAGTTTTTATAGGAAGCAATAAGCTGGGCCCATATTTAATAATTTCCTTTGCCCCTCACACGTACAAGTTTGTATGGAGCTAGTTATTTACATATCCCACAGGTTAAAGTTCAGTCTCTACAACTTACCAGGGACTCTCAACAGCTCTCTTGCCAAATTTTtaggtaaatttttaaagaatctccCCACTTATTTCTCTCTTCACCAATGTCACATGCCCATTCCCCAATCAGCCACAAACTCATCATATTCAATAGCTTTATGGACATTGACTTTGACTTTTACCCAAAGGGTGGAAATTTGGTAATCTAAGCCTCTAGTAGCATTCAGATTTCAGACCACAATGCTATCTTAATCTAATTCTGACTGCTCTAGTCCTTCAACCCACATACCAGATCCCATGACTCCGTTCCAGGCATCTGGAATTTGTGTCTAGGGAAACTCAGTTGGGCATATGAGGCACCTGGCCAGCTGTTGGTCAAAAGTAAAACTTTCCCACTTTTAGCAGTTTTAGATTAGCCAAAGGGGACTGGTCTATAAATTCTAATTGTTTCTCACTTCAAGTAAAAGCTTTAATTCCTTAGCATGGGACACAAGGCCCTTTATGATTCATTTTCTGGCCACTTTTCTAATGTTACCTCTAACCGAAGCCCGTGTGTGGTTATCCTGTACTACTCACAGCTCCTTAAGATGCACGATGCTCCTTTATTCCACTGGGCCTTTAAACATGCTATCTGGCCCACCTTTccattcttcctctccccttctgaATCATGTCCACTTATCCATCAAAACTCAGCCCCCTCTCACATCCTGTAGGAAGTCTCCCACAAACCAACATCTCTCTCTTCCCAGCCCAGATTACGTTGAGTGCTACAAAAAAATCGTGGTACAGTTGTTGAATATTGTGATCATTTACTTGCCCCTCTTCCCACTAGACTGAGAGCTCCATGAAGCAATACTTAGCAGAATTCCTGACACATAGGTTTTAGTAACAGGCTTCCCATACCTTTATTTTTAGTAGCTCTTGCTATATAAGCCTTCCtctcttgtaatttttttctagtttcttcaacTGTCTCAAATTCCGGAGCATAGCACACATGAAGCAATCCACCAAAGAAACTCTGTTCATCCATTTTCCTCTTGGCTATCCTAAACAGAAGAACATGATAGCATGGTTTATTAATCTAGATTTACTTAGGATGAAAACTTGACCAGTATACAATGCATAGATCTAAAGAGCAAAGTCCAGCTTTTGCTATGTGTGTGTACATCATATGGGTTggaaattaagtaatttgcttaTGGATGGAATTGGCCTTCTTGATCTAGTGCATACTCTAAGagccttt
The genomic region above belongs to Eptesicus fuscus isolate TK198812 chromosome 14, DD_ASM_mEF_20220401, whole genome shotgun sequence and contains:
- the RBM48 gene encoding RNA-binding protein 48 isoform X1; protein product: MASVGGELGGLFDHHVQRAPCDTRAKYREGRRPRAVRVYTINLESRYLLIQGVPAVGAMKELVERFALYGAIEQYNALDEYPAEEFTEVYLIKYMNLQSARIAKRKMDEQSFFGGLLHVCYAPEFETVEETRKKLQERKAYIARATKNKDYFMTKKKLVTEYKDTKDFRQNFHSKKSGFCEAALNTSAGNSDPCLPYSCELPLCYFSSTCMCSSGEYENRASSSSQHGRNCDETVGHCNHNDSLQKMHMKTLKNSVACPGAQKALTPSEAVDRFMPRTTQLQERKRRREDDRKLGPFLETSTSSNEVLIGPQLPDIPKVDMHDDSLNTTANLIRNKLKEVISTVPKPPEDKLEDVHTSHPLKQRRRI
- the RBM48 gene encoding RNA-binding protein 48 isoform X3, whose product is MTKKKLVTEYKDTKDFRQNFHSKKSGFCEAALNTSAGNSDPCLPYSCELPLCYFSSTCMCSSGEYENRASSSSQHGRNCDETVGHCNHNDSLQKMHMKTLKNSVACPGAQKALTPSEAVDRFMPRTTQLQERKRRREDDRKLGPFLETSTSSNEVLIGPQLPDIPKVDMHDDSLNTTANLIRNKLKEVISTVPKPPEDKLEDVHTSHPLKQRRRI
- the RBM48 gene encoding RNA-binding protein 48 isoform X2 translates to MDEQSFFGGLLHVCYAPEFETVEETRKKLQERKAYIARATKNKDYFMTKKKLVTEYKDTKDFRQNFHSKKSGFCEAALNTSAGNSDPCLPYSCELPLCYFSSTCMCSSGEYENRASSSSQHGRNCDETVGHCNHNDSLQKMHMKTLKNSVACPGAQKALTPSEAVDRFMPRTTQLQERKRRREDDRKLGPFLETSTSSNEVLIGPQLPDIPKVDMHDDSLNTTANLIRNKLKEVISTVPKPPEDKLEDVHTSHPLKQRRRI